The genomic interval CGCAGCGGCCGGACCCTCACCGCGGTCCAGCTCCAGATGGAGTACTTCGAGCTCTCCCGCAAATACGTCGAGGAGCGCTACGGCTCCGACGCGGACGACCAGACCAAGGACGTCCTGGCCCGCTGGGAGGACACGCTCAACCGCCTGGAGAACGACCCGATGAGCCTGGCCGGCGAGCTGGACTGGGTCGCCAAGCGCGAGCTCATGGAGGGCTACCGGCGCCGCGACGGCCTCGACTGGGACGCGGCCCGGCTGCAACTGGTCGACCTCCAGTACGCGGACGTACGGGCCGAGAAGGGCCTCTACAACCGCCTGGTGGCCCGCGGCCGTATCAAGCGCCTGCTGGACGAGGACGCGGTCGAGCGGGCGCGTACGACGCCTCCGGAGGACACGCGCGCGTACTTCCGCGGACGCTGCCTGGAGCAGTACGCCGACGACGTCGCGGCGGCCTCCTGGGACTCCGTGATCTTCGACCTCCCGGGCCGGGACTCGCTCCAGCGGGTCCCAACCCTGGAACCGCTTCGCGGAACGCGTAATCACGTCAAGGAGCTCCTTGACCGCTGTCGAACCGCGGAAGACCTGGTCAGGGTCCTGTCGGGCGGCTGACAGGACTCTCGGATCCGGGGCTCCGGACAGGGTGGAATGTCCGGTGGCCGGGAATCATCGAGGTGGCCGCCGTACGTTGTAGGAACTGCGGGGCCGATGTCAGTCCCTGCAAGTAGGGTCTGATCAAGAACGTCGAACCGAGCGGGGTGAGGGTTATGGCGACCAAGGACACCGGCGGCGGACAGCAGAAGGCGACGCGCTCCACGGAGGAGGTCGAAGAGCAGGCGGAGGAAGCGCAGGCGACCGACGACCTCAAGGAGCGCCACGAGAAGCTGAGCGACGATGTCGACTCGGTTCTGGACGAGATCGACGACGTACTCGAAGAGAACGCCGAGGACTTCGTGCGGTCATTTGTGCAAAAGGGCGGGCAATAGCGGACATGTCGGACCCGCTTGAATCGAAGCGGTGTACCGGATGTGGGCGAGAGTTGCCGCTCGGTTCGTGCGCTGTCGGGAGTGTGTGGCGGAACATTCTGCCGCGCACTACCGGCGGCGCAGGGAATCGCTCGGCAGGACTGTGCGCGAGAAGGTGGACATCCCCGTGGGGCACAAGTTGTGCCGAACCTGCGGGGAGGTGAAGCCCGCACAGCGAGTGGCACCGAAACTCGTCGGCATCGGACGGCCTGTCCACCCGGTGCAAGGCGTGTGGGGCCATCAAGGGGCGCGAGGATCATTTGAAGCGCAACTACGGCCTCACCGAAGCCGAGCGTGACGCGATGGTCGCCTCTCAAATGGGGCTCTGCGTTATCTGTTTGAAAGCCCCTGCCGTTCATGTGGATCACTGCCACGAGACGGGTAGGGTCCGTGGCGTACTGTGCTTCAACTGCAATTCGGCCATCGGCAAGTTGGGAGATGATCCCGACGCTGTTCGTCGGGCTGCCGCCTACTTGGAAGGATCCTCGTGGAAGCCAACACTCGTAGCACAGGGCGTCTACCAGCTGCCTTCCTGACGCCTGGGTCGTCGTCCTTCATGGACTTCCTCTCCGACCACCAGCCGGCGATGCTTCCGGGCAACCGGCAACTGCCGCCCACCCAGGGCGTCATCGAGGCTCCGCACGGCACGACGATCGTCGCCGTCACGTTCCCCGGCGGGGTCGTGCTCGCCGGTGACCGGCGGGCCACCATGGGCAATGTCATCGCGCAGCGGGACATCGAGAAGGTCTTCCCGGCCGACGAGTACTCGGCGGTGGGTATCGCCGGCACCGCCGGTCTGGCCGTCGAGATGGTCAAGCTCTTCCAACTGGAGCTGGAGCACTTCGAGAAGGTCGAAGGCGCCCAACTCTCCCTGGAGGGCAAGGCGAACCGACTGTCCACCATGATCCGTTCCAACCTCGGCATGGCCATGCAGGGCCTCGCCGTGGTCCCCCTCTTCGCCGGCTTCGACGTGGACCGCGGCATCGGTCGCATCTTCTCCTACGACGTGACGGGCGGCCGTTCCCAGGAGCTCGGCTACGCGTCCACCGGCTCCGGTTCGGTGTTCGCGCGGGGCGCCATGAAGAAGCTCTTCCACGACCAGCTGACCGAGAGCGAGGCCACGACCCTCGTGGTCCAGGCCCTCTACGACGCGGCCGACGACGACTCGGCGACCGGTGGTCCCGATGTCGCCCGCCGGATCTACCCGATCGTCACCGTGATCACCGAGGACGGCTTCCGTCGGCTCACCGACGACGAGTCCTCCGAGATCGCCCGCTCGATCCTGGAGCGGCGACTGCAGCAGCCCGACGGCCCGCGCGCCGCGCTGCTCTGACCCGGCTCGTTCTCATCCAGGTGATCCAGTGACTTCGACGGAACTTTAAAGAGAGGGACGGATACCGGTGTCGACGCCGTTCTATGTCTCACCCCAGCAGGCCATGGCCGACCGGGCGGAGTACGCCCGCAAGGGCATCGCCCGTGGCCGCAGCCTGGTCGTGCTGCAGTTCGCCGACGGCATCGTCTTCGTCGGCGAGAACCCGTCCCGTGCGCTGCACAAGTTCAGCGAGATCTACGACCGGATCGGGTTCGCGGCCGCCGGAAAGTACAACGAGTACGAGAACCTGCGGATCGGCGGCGTCAGGTACGCCGACATGCGCGGTTACACCTACGACCGTGCGGATGTGACCGCGCGCGGTCTCGCCAACGTCTACGCCCAGACGCTCGGCACGATCTTCTCCAGTGCGGCCGAGAAGCCGTACGAGGTGGAGCTGGTCGTCGCGGAGGTCGGGGACACGCCGGACGGCGACCAGATCTACCGGCTGCCGCACGACGGTTCGATCGTGGACGAGCACGGCTCGGTCGCGGTCGGTGGCAACGCCGAGACGATCAGCACCTATCTGGACCAGCGCCACCGCGACGGCATGACGCTCGCGGAGGCGCTCAAGCTGGCCGTGCAGTCCCTGTCCCGTGACACGAACGGCAGCGAGCGGGAGATCCCCGCCGAGCGCCTGGAGGTCGCGGTCCTGGACCGTACGCGTCCGCAGGCCCGCAAGTTCCGGCGCATCGTCGGCCCGCAGCTGTCCCGCCTGCTGGAGGGCGAGAACGCGGACACGTCGTCCGAGGAGTCCGACGCCGACGACGAGGAGTGAGTCGACCTCACCCAGCTTTTCGCGTGCCCCGGCCGGTCATCGGCCGGGGCACGCGGCGTTGCGGGGGCCACAGGGGCGTCAGGCGGCGCCTGGTGGCGCCGTGGAGCCGCGGACGACCAGTTCCACCGGGATGTCCCCGTCCTCCGGTACGCGGCCGTCCAGGACGGCCAGGAGGGCGCGCATGCCGTGTTCGCCGAAGAGTTCGGCGTCGAGGCGGACCGTGGTGAGTTCCGGGTCGATGGCGGTGGCGAGGGCGAGGTCGTCGAGGCCGGTGATCGAGAGGTCGTCCGGGATGCGCAGGCCCAGGCGGCGGGCGGCCTTGTAGGCGCCGGCGGCGAGTTTGTCGTCGTCGCAGACCAGGGCGGTCACCCGTGATCCCGGTGCCGCGAGCGCGGCTTCGGCGGCGGCCAGGGCGCCCTCGATCGAAATGGGGGCGCGGGTCGTACGGACCGAGGTGCCCTCGAACTCGCCGACCCGTGCGGCCAGTTCACGCGCGCGTACCTCGAAGGTCCAGGACGGGACGTCGGCGGCCAGGTGCAGGAAGTGGCGGTGGCCCAGGGTCAGCAGGTGGTCGGCGACCTGGCGGATGCCGTCGGCGATGTCCAGGTTGACGGTGGCCGCGCCGAGGCTGCCCTCGGGGTCGCTGTCGAGCATGACCAGGGGGAGTTGGTCGCCGCGGATCGCGGTGAGGGCGTCGGCGGCCATGGAGGAGGCGATCACGCCGTCCAGGGCGGCCTGGGCGGAGGCGAAGGGGTCGCGGGCGGGGCCGATGCCCTCGGGGGAGGGGTAGAGGACCACGCCGAAGCCGTGTTCGGCGGCGACCCGGGCGGCGCCGGTGTAGACGCCGGCGAAGAACTCCGTCGTCAGCACCGGGACGACGAGCAGGACGGTGCGGGTGCGGCCGAGGCGGAGGTTGCGGGCGGCGAGGTTGGGGCGGTAGCCCAGGTCGCGGGCGGCCTCGCGGACGCGTTCGGCGGTCGTGGCCGAGACCCGGCCGCGCCACTTGTCGCCGAGCACCAGGGAGACCGCGGCCTGGGAGACGCCGGCGGCCTGCGCGACGTCGCGGCTCGTGGGGCGGGTGCTGGCTGGTGCCACGGTCGGCCTGCTCCTTGGTGAGGACTCCGTAGGGACTCCGTATGGACTCGCGAACAGCGCACATGGTACGTATGACTGCAGACGTTATACGTAAAACCTCATGCGCGACGGTGAGGGGGAGGGCGGGACGAGGCCGTGGGATATCTGGAGATCCTCAGGGCGAGGCACGCCACCCGCCTGCTGGTGGGCACGCTGGTGGGACGGCTGCCGAACGCCACCGCCGCGATCGCGATCGTGCTGTTCATCCGCGCGGAGGGCGGCACCTACAGCCTCGCGGGCGCGTTGGCGGCCGTGTACGGCATCGCCAACGCGGTCGGACAGCCCCTCCTGGGGCGCCTGGTGGATGTCCACGGGCAGCCGCGTGTGCAGCTGCCCGCCGCGGTCCTGTCGGCGCTCTCGATGGCCGTCTTCGCCTTCTGGGGGACCGATCCGCTGCCGCTCGCCTACGTGGCCGTCGCGGCCGCCGGTCTCTTCGCGCCGCCCCTGGAGGGCGGTCTGCGGGCGCTGTGGCCGGCTGTGCTGCGCCGGGAGGAGCAGGTGCACACGGCGTACGCGATGGACGCGGTCGCCCAGGAAGTCATGTTCACCGTGGGGCCGTTGCTCGTGACGGTGTTCGTGTCGCTGTGGTCCGCCCCCGTCGCGCTGCTCGTGCTGAACGTCATCGGGGTGCTGGGCGCCCTCTCCGTAGTCGTGTCGCCGCCCTCGCGCGCGTGGCGTTCGGCTCCGCGCGAGGCGCACTGGCTGGGCGCCCTGCGCTCGCCGGGGCTGCTGGCGCTGCTCGGCGCGTTCCTGTTCGTCGGGATGGCGCTCGGGTCGATCACGGTCGCGTCCGTGCCGTACGCCGACGGGCACGGCGGTGACGTGGTGTACGGCTGGCTGATGGCGGCGATCGGGCTGGGCGCGCTGCTGGGCGGGACCGTCTACGGGGCGCGGCAGTGGAGCGGGGTGCCGGAGCGCCGACTGCGGGTCCTGGTGGGGCTGCTGGCGGTGTGTTACCTGCCGTTGATGCTGATGCCGGGCGCGGTCGGCATGGTGCTGCTGACCGTGCTCGCCGGGGTGTTCCTCGCGCCCGCTCTCGCCTGCGCCTTCATCATCGTCGACCGGCACGCCCCGAAGGGCACGGTCACCGAGGCTTTCTCGTGGCTTGTGACCACGTTCACCGTGGGGGCGTCGGTCGGAACGGGCGTCGCGGGGCCGGTCGTACAGGCCGGTGGGGCCCTGTGGGGGTTCGTCGTGCCGGGGGCCGCGGGGGCCGTCTCGTTGCTGGTTCTGCTGACCACCGGGCGGGTCCTCGCAGCTCCCGCCGTGGGTGCGGTGGTTGCGGCTTCATCGGAAAATGATCCAAACCGTGCCGCCGAACCCCGTTTCAGCACAGGCGATCGGGCGTAATGTTCAGTCATGGACCGCCGCATTTTCGGGCTGGAGAACGAGTACGGCGTCACGTGTACGTTCAGGGGACAGCGGCGTCTGTCTCCCGACGAAGTGGCTCGGTACCTCTTCCGCCGTGTCGTGTCATGGGGCCGCAGCAGCAATGTCTTTCTGCGAAACGGCGCCCGGCTCTATCTCGACGTGGGCTCACATCCGGAATACGCGACCCCCGAATGTGACAACTTGACCGAACTGGTCACCCACGACAAAGCCGGCGAGCGCATTCTCGAAGGACTCCTGGTGGACGCCGAACGACGCCTGCACGAGGAGGGAATCGCGGGCGACGTCTACCTCTTCAAGAACAACACCGACTCGGCGGGCAACTCGTACGGCTGCCACGAGAACTACCTGGTGGCACGGCACGGCGAGTTCTCCCGGCTCGCGGACATCCTCATCCCGTTCCTGGTCACGCGTCAGCTTCTGTGCGGCGCGGGCAAGGTGCTTCAGACTCCGCGTGGCGCCGTGTACTGCGTCAGCCAGCGCGCCGAACACATCTGGGAGGGCGTCTCCTCGGCGACGACGCGTTCCCGACCCATCATCAACACCCGGGACGAACCGCACGCGGACGCCGAGCGCTACCGCCGTCTCCACGTCATCGTGGGCGACTCGAACATGTCCGAGACGACCATGCTGCTCAAGGTCGGCGCCACCGACCTGGTGCTGCGCATGATCGAGGCGGGCACGGTGATGCGCGACCTGACCCTGGAGAACCCGATCCGGGCGATCCGCGAGGTCAGCCACGACATCACGGGCCGGCGCAAGGTGCGTCTGGCCAGCGGACGCGAGGCATCCGCGATCGAGGTGCAGCGCGAGTACTACGAGAAGGCCGTGGACTTCGTCGACCGCCGCGGCATCCGTACCGGCACCGTCGCGCAGGTCCTCGAACTGTGGGGCCGGGTGCTGGACTCGATCGAGGCCGAGGACCTCGACCGGATCGGCACCGAGATCGACTGGGTCATGAAGTACCAGCTCATCGAGCGGTACCGGGCGAAGCACAACATGACCATGTCCCACCCGCGGGTGGCGCAGATCGACCTCGCCTACCACGACATCCACCGTCGCCGAGGGCTCTACTACCTCCTGGAGAGGAAGGGCCAAGCCGCCCGGATCTGCAACGACTTGAAGATCTTCGAGGGCAAGTCCGTTCCGCCGCAGACCACTCGGGCCAGGCTCCGCGGCGACTTCATCCGCAGGGCTCAGGAACAGCGGCGGGACTTCACCGTCGACTGGGTCCATCTCAAGCTCAACGACCAGGCCCAGCGCACGGTGTTGTGCAAGGACCCGTTCCGTTCCGTGGACGACAGGGTGGAGAAACTGATCGCCGGAATGTAGGCGAAAGTATCCGGATATCGACGTCCGGATGCATATTCGGTACGCCACACGGGCCCCGTACGTTTCACGTACGGGGCCCGTGTCGCACCGTAGAGTTGCGCGCACGCCATCAACAAGATCGACCGATTACGAGGCCTTCACCGTGCGCCGACGCTCCGTTCTTATCGCTGTTCCCGCAGGACTTGTGACGCTCGCGGGGTGCGGTGACAGCGATTCCTCCTCCAGCAAGGCCAGCGCGTCGCCGTCGCCCTCGCCGTCCTCCTCGGCCTCGACCGTGCCGCCGCCGAAGCTCGTGGACGGTCCGCTGCCGGCGATCACCGCGGGCACCAAGTTCGACGAGAAGCCGACCGTCGCCAAGGGCACCGGCACTCCGTCGAAGGACCTCGCGGTGAAGACGGTGATCGCGGGCGGCGGCAAGGCCGTGGCGGAGGGCGACTTCGTCAAGGTGAACTACCTGGGCCAGATCTGGTCGACGGCCAAGGTCTTCGACAACTCCTACGACCGCAAGACCTCGTTGGTCATCCAGCTCGCCCAGGGCGGCATCATCGACGGCTGGCGCTACGGCCTGGCGGGCAGGAAGGTCGGCAGCCGCGTCGAGATGGCGATCCCGCCGACCTGGGGATACGGCACGGCGGGCAGCCCCCAAGCGGGCATCAAGGGCACCGACACGCTGGTCTTCGTGATCGACATCCAGGACTCCTTCAACGCCAAGAGCTCCGCCAAGGGTTCGACCGTCGCGCAGTCCGACGCCGATCTGCCCAAGGTCGGCACGAACACCGACGGCAAGGCCCCCTCGGTCACCATCCCCAAGGCGGACCCGCCGAAGAAGCTGGTGTCGAACTACGTCCTGGAGGGCGACGGAGCCGTCGTCAAGGAGGCGCAGTCGATCCTCTGCCAGTTCAAGGGCGTGGTCTGGTCCACCGGCAAGGAGTTCGAATCGACGTACTCCCAGGGGCGGTTGAGCCAGTTCGCGATCAAGGACATGGAGTCGGTCGTCAAGGGTCTGGCCCAGGGCATCACCGGCAAGAAGGTCGGCAGCCGCATCATGATCGTGGCGCCCGCGGACCTGGCCTACGGGGACACCCCGCCGAGCGGCGGTGCCATCAAGAAGGGCGACACCCTGGTGTTCTCCGTGGACATCCTGGCGGCCATGTGACCCCTGCGGGGATCGGCCTGGCCGGAGCGCGACCCCGGCTGGGATGCGAGACTGTCCGAGTTGTCTTGTCGTACACATAGCAGGAGCCAGAGACGTGAGCATCGAGAAGCCCGAGATCGACTTCCCGGAGGGCGAAGCCCCGGCCGACCTGGAGATCGTGGATCTCTGGGAGGGTGACGGAGAGATCGCGGTGGCGGGCCAGAACGTCACCGTTCACTACGTGGGAGTCGCCTTCAGCACCGGCGAGGAGTTCGACGCCAGCTGGAACCGCGGCACCCCGTTCAAGTTCCCGCTCGGTGGCGGCCGTGTCATCAAGGGCTGGGACAAGGGCGTGCAGGGCATGAAGGTCGGCGGCCGCCGCCGGCTGACCATCCCGGCGCACCTCGCCTACGGCAACCAGAGCCCGACCCCGGCGATCAAGCCGGGCGAGACCCTGATCTTCGTGGTCGACCTCATCGCCGTCTGATCACCGGTTCCGACCGGACCCGATCACCTGGGGCCCATGCCTGCGAGGGCATGGGCCCTCGGCTTTTGCCAGGCCTCCGCGGGGCGGTACGGTCATCGTTCGTAAGCACATACAGGGAGGCGAAGGGCGTCGATGGCCATTGCCAAGGCCGAGCGGCTGATGAACCTCGCGCTGTGTCTGCTCGGGACACGGCGGCCGCTCAGCAAGCGTGAGCTGCGCGAATCCATCGAGGCCTATCTCGAAGCGGGCAGCGACGACTCCTTCAACCGGATGTTCGAGCGCGACAAGGACGATCTGCGCGAACTCGGCCTCGTCATCGAGACGGTGGAGAACCTGGACGGCGAGGTCGGCTATCTCGCCCGCCGCGACAGCAACCGCCTCCCGCCCATCACCCTCGACGCCGAGGAGGCCGCCGCGCTCGGTCTCGCCGCCAAGGTGTGGCAGCAGGCCCGGCTCGCCGGCGCCGCGAGCGGCGCGCTACAGAAGCTGCGCGCGGCCGGGATGCCCGAGGACCTCGACCCGTACGAGCCGCACGGCGCCCTGGAGCCGCGCATCCCGGTGCACGAGGCGTCGTTCGAGCCGCTGATGCTGGCCTGCCGCGACCGCCGGCCCGTCCTCTTCGACTACCGCAAGGCCACCGCCGCCCGCCCCGAACCCCGCAACGTCGAGCCGTGGGCGCTGGAGTGCTGGCGCGGCCACTGGTACCTCGCCGGCTGGGACCGGGACCGGGGCGCCGAGCGGGTCTTCCGGCTGTCCCGGATCACCGGCAAGGTGCGCTCGCGCAACGGGCGGTTCACCGCGGACATCCCCGACGTCGTCACCGTGCGCGAGACCGTCGCGAGCTGGGCGGGGGAGACCGCCGACCGCTCCGCGCTGATCCGGCTGCGCACGGGCTCCGGGTACCCCTTGCGGGCGAAAGCCGCGGCGGTTCGGGAACTCGCGGACGGCTGGGACGAGTTGGAGATTCCGTACGGCCACGGGCTGGACGCCTGGCTGGTGGAGTTCGGGCCCGACGTGGTCGTCCTGGAGCCCGCCGAGCTGCGGGCCGACGTGGTGGACCGGCTGCGCGCTGTGGCCAAGGGCTGAGGGGGAGCGGAAGAGAACTGTGGCAGGCAAACCGGTCAGGCCCGTCAACGCCATCGACCAGACCCGGCGGATGCTCTCCCTGGTGACCTATCTGAAGGAGCGCCCCGGAGCACGTATCGAGGACGTCGCCCGTGCCTTCGGGATCACCGAGGACGAGCTGGTCTCCGACCTCGACGTGCTGCCCATGTGCGGAACCAGCTTCCGGGGCGGCGACCTGCTCGACATCGACACCGACGGCGACCGCATCTGGTGGCACAACCCGGACGACGTCGCCGAACCGCTCCGGCTCGCCGCCGACGAGGCGACCGCCCTCCTGGTGGCCGCCCGCGCCGTGTCGACCCTCCCGGGCCTGCGCGAGAGCGACCGGCAGGCGCTGCTGCGGGCCAACGCCAAGGTGGAGGCGGCGGCCGGTGAGGCGGCCGGGGCCAGCGCACGCCTCTCGGTGACCTTCGAGTCCGAGGGCGGGGTCTTCGCGGACGTCGACCGCGCGATCTCGGAGCGCCGCCGCCTGTGGATCCGCTACTACTCGCCCGCCCGCGACGAGTTGAGCGAGCGGGAGATCGACCCCATCCGGCTGGTCAGCGTCGGGCACACGTACGTGGAGGCCTGGTGCCGGCGCTCCGAGGCGCGGCGCACCTTCCGCCTCGACCGGGTCGCCGAGATCAAGATCCTCGACGAGCCGTCCGCCCCGCCCGAGATTGAACTGCGGGATCTGTCGGAGGCGCTGGTCCAGCCCGCCGCCGAGGACCCCGAGGTCGTCGTCGAGGTCGGCCCGGGTGGGCGCTGGGTCGCCGAGTACTACCCGCACGACAGTGCCGATGAGCTTCCCGACGGCGGGCTGCGTATTACCTTGCGCACCCCCGACCCGACGTCCCTGAGACGCCTGGCCCTGCGGCTCGGGCGCGACGGCCGGATCGTCTCCCCGAGCGACCTCGCCGACAGCGCCCGCCGGGCCGCCCGCGAGGCGTTGGCCGCCTACGACGGTCCGCAGGGTGTTGCTGACGCGGTGCACGGTGTTGACGAGAGGCCGGAGTGAGCCGTAACGGCTGAAAGCGCCCCGGAGGCGAACGACCAAGGAAAGAGGGAGCAGGGGCTGTGAGCGAGTCGACTATGACGGGTGTCCCGGGGGTCTCTGGTGTCCCGGGTGGTCCGGAGATGACGGTGGCCGCCGCGTTCGCCGGGATGAAGAGCGTGGTCCCCGTGATGTTCAGAGCGGGCTGCCCGGACTGCCGGGGCAACTTCGAACTGGCGGCGAGCGCCCTGCGCCTCGCCATCGGCGCCACCAGCCGCACCACCTTCTACTCGTTCACCTGCCCCGACTGCGGCACGGCCGTACGCAAGCCCGCGGGGGAGCGGATCGTCGAACTGCTCACCGGCGGCGGGGTCCGGACCCTGCGGCTGACCTCCGTCGGGTAGCAGGGTCTAGGCTCGCCCCATGTTCTGGGCGATGGTCGCGGTAGCTGTTGGTTTCCTGGGTCTCGCCGTGCTCGGCGTGCTCGCCGTCCGGGTCTTCCTGGAGGCGCGGCGGCTCGGACTCCAGGTCACGGACTCCGCGCAGCGCATCAACCGGGCGGCAGAGGACCTGGAGCGGGCGGCGGCATCCACGGCGCGTTCCGTGGACGCACTGTGAGTCACATATGGGCGGGGTGTGAGTTGCGCGCCTCATGCGCTTCGCGTCACTTTGCCCTGTCACGTTGTCGGTGGAGGCGGGTACGCTGCTGATCGCGGTCCGGATAACGAGGCCCGGAGCGCGGACCGGGAGTACGCACGGGGATTGCCTCACGTTTACCCCTGAGCGTTACGATCGCTGGCAGCACGAAGGTCGGACAGATGTCCGATCGATCGGACAGCACCCCACCCCAGCCGCCTCGGTGAGAAGGTAAAGACTTATGTTCGGAAGGCTCGGAGCACCCGAGATCATTCTCATCCTCGTCGTCATCGTGCTCCTGTTCGGCGCGAAGAAGCTTCCGGACATGGCCCGCTCGCTCGGCAAGTCCGCCCGCATCCTCAAGAGCGAAGCCAAGGCGATGAAGGAAGAGGGCAACACCACGCCCACCCCCGCCGGCCCGCCGAACACCGACGAGTCCGTGCAGCGCACCATCCAGGCGGCCCCCGGCGACGTGACCAGTGCGCGTCCCGTCACCGAGCCGTCGGACACGACCAAGCGCTGACGCAGGGCCGGGACCCCCTCGGCCTGCCGCACGAGATGAGGACGTGGGTTGCCTAAGTCTGCCCGCACGAAGGAGAAGGACCCCGAGGGGCGGATGCCCCTCGCGGACCATCTGCGCGAGCTGCGCAACCGGCTCGCGAAGGCGATGCTCGCCATCATCGTGGTGACCTGCGTGGCCGCCTTCTTCTACAACGACATCGTCAACATCATCACCAAGCCGGTGTTGCACTCGGTCGGTTGCTCCCAGAACTTCGAGCAGTTGTCGAGGTCGTCGGCGAAGACCCAGCAGTGTGCGCAGATCACGATCAACGGTCTGCTGACGCCGTTCACGCTGGCGTTGAAGGTGTCCCTGATGGCCGGTGTCGTACTGGCCTCCCCGGTCTGGCTGTACCAGCTCTGGGGCTTTGTCGCGCCGGGCCTGCACAAGAACGAGAAGAAGTACGCGCTCTCCTTCGTCGGCACCGGCGTTCCGCTGTTCCTCGGCGGCGCCTACTTCGCCTACAAGGTGCTGCCCACCACGGCTAAGGTGCTGATCGGCTTCACGCCGAGCGGTGTCGACAACCTGCTGCCACTGGACGACCTGCTCGACCTGGTCACGCGCATGGTGCTGGTCTTCGGCCTCTCCTTCGAGCTGCCGCTGCTGCTGATCATGCTCAACCTCACGGGGGCGCTGACCGGCAAGCGGATGCTCGGCTGGTGGCGCGCCATGATCCTCGGCATCACGGTCTTCGCGGCCGTCGCCACCCCCAGCACCGACCCGCTGACCATGCTGGCGCTGGCCGGGCCGATCTGGGTGCTGTACTTCGGCGCCGTCGTCTTCTCTCTGCTCAACGACCGGCGCAAGCGCCGCCGCGAGGCGGACGGACCGGACGACGACGAGGCCTCGGACCTGGACCTGACCCCCGAGGACATCGGCGACATCGAAGCCGTCTCGGCCGGCCGGGCAGCTCTGCCCGAGCAGGCGAGCGGCACGGGTTCCGACCGGGTCAACGGGTATGACGACGTGACCTGA from Streptomyces sp. NBC_01288 carries:
- a CDS encoding helix-turn-helix transcriptional regulator, which gives rise to MAGKPVRPVNAIDQTRRMLSLVTYLKERPGARIEDVARAFGITEDELVSDLDVLPMCGTSFRGGDLLDIDTDGDRIWWHNPDDVAEPLRLAADEATALLVAARAVSTLPGLRESDRQALLRANAKVEAAAGEAAGASARLSVTFESEGGVFADVDRAISERRRLWIRYYSPARDELSEREIDPIRLVSVGHTYVEAWCRRSEARRTFRLDRVAEIKILDEPSAPPEIELRDLSEALVQPAAEDPEVVVEVGPGGRWVAEYYPHDSADELPDGGLRITLRTPDPTSLRRLALRLGRDGRIVSPSDLADSARRAAREALAAYDGPQGVADAVHGVDERPE
- the tatC gene encoding twin-arginine translocase subunit TatC, with amino-acid sequence MPKSARTKEKDPEGRMPLADHLRELRNRLAKAMLAIIVVTCVAAFFYNDIVNIITKPVLHSVGCSQNFEQLSRSSAKTQQCAQITINGLLTPFTLALKVSLMAGVVLASPVWLYQLWGFVAPGLHKNEKKYALSFVGTGVPLFLGGAYFAYKVLPTTAKVLIGFTPSGVDNLLPLDDLLDLVTRMVLVFGLSFELPLLLIMLNLTGALTGKRMLGWWRAMILGITVFAAVATPSTDPLTMLALAGPIWVLYFGAVVFSLLNDRRKRRREADGPDDDEASDLDLTPEDIGDIEAVSAGRAALPEQASGTGSDRVNGYDDVT
- the tatA gene encoding Sec-independent protein translocase subunit TatA; its protein translation is MFGRLGAPEIILILVVIVLLFGAKKLPDMARSLGKSARILKSEAKAMKEEGNTTPTPAGPPNTDESVQRTIQAAPGDVTSARPVTEPSDTTKR
- a CDS encoding helix-turn-helix transcriptional regulator, which encodes MAIAKAERLMNLALCLLGTRRPLSKRELRESIEAYLEAGSDDSFNRMFERDKDDLRELGLVIETVENLDGEVGYLARRDSNRLPPITLDAEEAAALGLAAKVWQQARLAGAASGALQKLRAAGMPEDLDPYEPHGALEPRIPVHEASFEPLMLACRDRRPVLFDYRKATAARPEPRNVEPWALECWRGHWYLAGWDRDRGAERVFRLSRITGKVRSRNGRFTADIPDVVTVRETVASWAGETADRSALIRLRTGSGYPLRAKAAAVRELADGWDELEIPYGHGLDAWLVEFGPDVVVLEPAELRADVVDRLRAVAKG